GTTTAGCGTTGATTTTCAGGAAATAGAGCAGTTGCAACATCAGGGCGATTGGGATGCTGCCGGTGAACATCTGGTACAGGCGGCGCGTAAACTTGAAAGTGCAGGGGCTGATTTTCTGGTTATTTGTACCAACACCATGCACAAAGTTCATGAAACGGTAGAAAATGCGGTTGCGGTTCCTGTTTGCCATATTGCTGATGCAACAGCAGAAGTCATTCTGGAAGATGGTATTAAGAAGGTTGGCTTGCTGGGTACTCGATTTACCATGGAGCAAGATTTCTATAAGGGGCGACTCAATAGCCAGCACGGCATTGAGGTTATCGTGCCAGAGGAAGCCGATCGCGAGATCGTGCATCGCGTTATCTATCAGGAACTTTGTCTAGGCAGGATTGAAGCTGAATCCCGCCTACAATTTAGCCGAATAATGCAGCAATTGGTGGATAACGGTGCGCAGGGAATTATTCTGGGTTGTACCGAGATAGGCCTATTGGTTGGTGCTAAAGATGCCTCTGTTCCTTTATATGACACCGCAGAAATACATGCTGTTCGTGCGGCGGAGCTTTCACTGAAAGCTTAAGCGTCACTGCAAA
Above is a window of Limnobaculum parvum DNA encoding:
- a CDS encoding aspartate/glutamate racemase family protein, coding for MKTIGLIGGMSWESTIPYYRHINETIRHHLGGLHSAKIVLFSVDFQEIEQLQHQGDWDAAGEHLVQAARKLESAGADFLVICTNTMHKVHETVENAVAVPVCHIADATAEVILEDGIKKVGLLGTRFTMEQDFYKGRLNSQHGIEVIVPEEADREIVHRVIYQELCLGRIEAESRLQFSRIMQQLVDNGAQGIILGCTEIGLLVGAKDASVPLYDTAEIHAVRAAELSLKA